Proteins encoded within one genomic window of Macrobrachium nipponense isolate FS-2020 chromosome 8, ASM1510439v2, whole genome shotgun sequence:
- the LOC135223098 gene encoding trichohyalin-like, which produces MRPQSASSSLASSGATYRISRLTSGLARSQSMRSSVGGVGSSAGGNSPRDPNGVWSPRLLPQHRSISTVSLADSQILSKFMDGLENTEVPVRDLRILEMLAMKHEKHFAEEQRSHMAHRAWFLQKERDQKEAAAQWAEWRSHVNEKRRLENEENERRWKKNEEFYLQSQENLAHHLYSKERRSRELLDLQLESRRRRLEERRGAESARKAAQEACLRAREEAEERKRQHLIQLWEQQQQLVEQRKREREEFFRKTFAVVAKDFGKPRRRLEDSSEKEKTVKRNSDCYFSDTLKEEVQCDT; this is translated from the exons ATGCGTCCTCAGAGTGCCAGTTCATCTCTAGCATCTTCGGGAGCCACTTACAGGATCTCAAGACTCACTTCAGGACTTGCAAG AAGCCAGTCGATGCGCTCTTCTGTGGGTGGTGTCGGTTCCTCGGCGGGAGGAAACAGTCCGCGAGACCCAAACGGTGTGTGGagccccagacttcttcctcagcACAGATCTATCAGCACAGTTTCTCTCGCCGATTCGCAAATTCTGTCGAAATTCATGGATGG GTTAGAGAACACAGAGGTTCCGGTGCGTGATCTTCGCATCCTCGAGATGCTAGCAATGAAACACGAGAAACATTTCGCCGAGGAGCAGCGGTCCCATATGGCTCACAGGGCGTGGTTCTTGCAGAAGGAAAGGGATCAGAAG GAAGCGGCTGCTCAGTGGGCAGAATGGCGTTCACACGTGAACGAAAAGCGTCGGCTTGAGAACGAAGAGAACGAGAGGAGGTGGAAGAAGAACGAAGAATTCTATTTGCAGAGTCAAGAAAATCTTGCTCATCACTTATACAGCAAGGAGCGCCGGTCGAGGGAACTCTTGGACTTGCAGCTGGAGTCAAGG AGACGCCGATTAGAGGAGCGACGTGGCGCTGAATCCGCCAGGAAGGCGGCGCAGGAGGCGTGCCTGAGGGCGAGGGAGGAGGCCGAAGAGAGGAAGAGGCAGCATCTGATCCAACTCTGGGAACAGCAGCAACAACTCGTCGAACAGAGGAAGAGGGAGCGAGAAGAGTTCTTCAGGAAG ACTTTTGCAGTGGTCGCCAAAGACTTTGGAAAGCCGAGGAGGCGTTTAGAAGATTCTTCTGAAAAGGAAAAGACAGTTAAAAGAAACAGCGACTGTTATTTTTCAGATACTTTGAAAGAAGAAGTACAGTGCGACACTTAA